The following proteins come from a genomic window of Bacillus sp. Marseille-P3661:
- a CDS encoding Ger(x)C family spore germination protein, with product MNNPLWCSARFLTAAIVLLMLLLQSGCGFKDIDKRLFVLSIGIDHSDNEEKPYKIILKLAVPSGSLKQSGTKYTYLTKESESLASAIRLLKTHVDKEIDFGHAKVIVLGEDILHHDTTDVIDFFLRRRDIQKVSWVAVGTPTAESVLKAEPSSEMAGSHALFNIFDQNGVESSYIISTYLFDFYRRMVESGIDAILPVLSSSEDKKKIVTNSSILLNKNKEPLKLTTQETKLYNMMANNVEKFDIMIRRNELLYTVSVDTAKSTYKIITTPNEKPVLKMDITMEGIIEESNQEMDPHKLSTYSKYASEEEKKRITAFLKKLQENGADPLGFGLRYKATRLHTNDIYEEWELLYPEISFDVNVKVSIMSTGIIE from the coding sequence TTGAATAATCCTCTTTGGTGTTCAGCAAGATTTCTAACCGCTGCAATTGTATTACTCATGCTACTTCTTCAATCAGGTTGCGGTTTTAAAGACATTGACAAAAGATTATTCGTCTTATCTATCGGAATTGACCATTCGGATAATGAAGAAAAGCCTTACAAGATTATCCTTAAACTCGCCGTACCTTCAGGGTCGTTGAAGCAATCAGGTACCAAATATACGTATCTGACAAAGGAAAGCGAATCACTTGCGTCCGCCATTCGTCTTTTAAAAACACATGTAGATAAAGAGATTGATTTCGGACATGCAAAAGTGATTGTTTTGGGTGAGGACATCCTCCACCATGACACGACTGACGTAATCGACTTTTTTCTTCGGAGGAGAGATATTCAAAAAGTCTCATGGGTAGCAGTTGGGACACCAACTGCAGAAAGTGTCCTAAAAGCAGAACCTTCATCCGAAATGGCAGGCTCTCATGCCTTATTTAATATTTTTGATCAAAATGGAGTGGAAAGTTCCTACATAATATCTACCTATTTATTCGATTTTTACCGTCGGATGGTAGAGTCCGGAATTGATGCTATACTACCTGTTTTAAGCTCAAGCGAAGATAAAAAAAAGATAGTTACCAATAGTTCTATCCTTTTGAATAAAAATAAGGAACCGCTAAAATTGACTACCCAGGAGACAAAATTGTATAACATGATGGCTAATAATGTTGAAAAATTCGATATAATGATAAGAAGAAATGAACTTCTTTATACGGTTTCAGTCGATACAGCAAAGTCGACTTATAAAATTATCACAACTCCAAACGAAAAACCTGTGTTAAAAATGGATATTACCATGGAGGGAATCATTGAGGAATCCAATCAGGAGATGGACCCACATAAACTAAGCACTTATAGCAAATACGCAAGCGAAGAGGAAAAAAAAAGAATAACCGCTTTCCTAAAAAAACTTCAGGAAAATGGAGCAGATCCACTAGGCTTTGGTCTACGATATAAAGCAACCAGGTTGCATACGAATGATATCTATGAAGAGTGGGAGCTGCTGTATCCAGAAATATCTTTTGATGTTAACGTAAAGGTCTCTATTATGAGCACAGGGATTATAGAATAG
- a CDS encoding GerAB/ArcD/ProY family transporter, which produces MNRYFFYLVFVNMVANVVASVPKILITYRTEGAIVSIIVAFFSGLVFCYLCTRFFNLFPGQGLPDLTKKYLPNWLSFTTILGIAITWYIAGLITLVTFSFLLKRFLTPDMPLPWITTTFLLFISYGIWMNSRSVLYTIETVLLCCLPFIAVITLKSYTTPLLKWDFIKESLMHFYHPPHFSTVAAATYLLLGGFNLIVFNRLFKDKQRINWKNMLLIGGVAGSVLFTTYFVPIGMLGFDAVGDIVYPWITTSDTLRIEFFIVERILYIFLLLYLAISFLSVLIHWHVALELLNSIICLKKMKWRKQNLTPYLFVGLFWLGSLKTVTYLTEYELLKYTSYFLNYLLCSFAVMFGLFWFIKRRAKV; this is translated from the coding sequence GTGAACCGTTACTTTTTTTATCTCGTTTTTGTAAATATGGTGGCCAATGTTGTTGCATCAGTTCCAAAAATTCTTATTACATACAGGACAGAGGGAGCTATTGTTTCTATAATTGTCGCCTTTTTTTCAGGATTGGTGTTTTGCTATCTCTGCACCCGTTTTTTTAATTTATTCCCGGGCCAAGGCCTTCCTGATTTGACGAAGAAGTATCTGCCGAACTGGCTATCTTTTACAACTATTTTGGGTATAGCGATTACTTGGTATATTGCTGGACTTATTACATTAGTAACCTTCTCCTTTTTATTAAAAAGATTTTTAACACCTGATATGCCTTTGCCTTGGATTACCACAACCTTCTTGCTGTTTATCTCCTATGGCATTTGGATGAATAGCCGAAGTGTCCTTTATACTATTGAGACCGTCTTATTATGCTGCTTGCCGTTTATTGCTGTGATTACACTTAAATCCTACACAACACCCTTGCTTAAATGGGATTTTATTAAAGAATCATTGATGCATTTTTATCATCCTCCTCATTTTTCAACAGTTGCTGCTGCAACTTATTTATTACTGGGGGGATTCAACCTTATCGTCTTTAATCGCCTATTTAAGGATAAGCAACGTATTAATTGGAAAAATATGCTGTTAATTGGAGGGGTTGCTGGATCGGTTCTTTTTACTACCTATTTTGTTCCTATCGGTATGCTTGGTTTTGATGCAGTTGGTGATATTGTTTACCCCTGGATCACTACTAGCGATACTCTTCGAATAGAATTTTTTATAGTGGAGCGAATTCTTTATATCTTCCTGCTTCTCTATTTAGCTATATCGTTCTTAAGTGTTTTGATTCACTGGCATGTAGCATTGGAGCTATTAAATAGCATCATATGCTTAAAAAAAATGAAATGGAGAAAACAAAATCTTACCCCCTACCTGTTTGTAGGACTATTTTGGTTGGGAAGTTTGAAAACGGTCACCTATCTCACAGAATATGAGCTTTTAAAGTATACAAGCTATTTTTTGAATTACCTGCTTTGTTCGTTTGCCGTTATGTTCGGTCTTTTTTGGTTTATTAAAAGGAGGGCAAAGGTTTGA
- a CDS encoding spore germination protein, translating into MRSSKNKIDISNETLEWLSEELKSSFDLVYKPLHMDEKQAVLLYIRTVVDGVQLQQLVIKPFFELGNDHHVEAYLHSLPNQQEIKSKEQMLLEMTKGSIVVAIRDQLILLDIKKVNTDTVLQTSIEPTIQGPQLSLSEDISTNINIIRQRYHKPSLTIEMMEIGDKTHQSLAIIYDEEVVLKDVLENIKKKLKSLKVPTIQSTTELNRLLNDKKRSLMPIMMMTERTDRVVYNLAGGKIILLLDGGHTTVMAPVVFFDFMTSMDDNYGSYWITKSLKFLRYLGLFVCLTLPGLYVAATSYNPEVFRVELALSIAGSRIGVPYPSFIEVFFMLIIMELLTEASIRLPKAVTGTATTVGGLILGQAATEAALASNIMIIIVAAVAISTFVIPINEMGFAVRVVRFILLAFASFAGLAGLVFGLIGLLMYLTQLDSFGEPYFKIYLQSKRTETGGAS; encoded by the coding sequence GTGCGTTCATCGAAAAATAAAATAGACATTTCAAATGAAACTTTGGAATGGTTATCAGAAGAATTAAAGTCATCGTTTGATTTGGTATATAAACCTTTACATATGGATGAAAAACAAGCTGTGCTTTTGTACATTAGAACAGTTGTAGATGGTGTACAGCTGCAGCAATTGGTGATTAAGCCTTTTTTTGAACTTGGGAACGACCACCATGTAGAAGCGTATTTGCATTCATTGCCAAATCAGCAAGAGATAAAATCAAAAGAACAAATGCTGCTTGAAATGACTAAGGGCAGTATCGTGGTGGCCATCAGGGATCAACTGATATTATTAGATATTAAAAAGGTCAATACGGATACAGTTTTACAGACAAGTATTGAGCCGACGATCCAAGGACCGCAATTGTCCTTAAGTGAGGATATATCCACAAATATCAATATTATCCGTCAGCGATATCATAAGCCTTCACTCACAATCGAGATGATGGAAATAGGAGATAAGACGCATCAGTCCTTGGCCATTATTTATGATGAAGAGGTTGTGCTTAAGGACGTACTTGAAAATATTAAAAAAAAGCTTAAGTCGTTGAAAGTCCCGACAATCCAGTCAACAACAGAGTTGAATCGATTATTGAACGACAAGAAACGCTCTTTAATGCCGATTATGATGATGACCGAGCGGACAGACAGGGTTGTCTATAACCTCGCTGGTGGGAAAATTATCCTTTTACTAGATGGCGGGCACACGACTGTTATGGCACCTGTTGTCTTTTTTGATTTTATGACATCTATGGATGATAACTATGGGAGTTATTGGATTACGAAATCACTAAAATTTCTTCGTTATCTTGGCTTGTTTGTTTGTTTAACTCTACCGGGTTTATATGTTGCCGCTACCTCCTACAATCCCGAGGTTTTCCGGGTGGAACTTGCCCTTTCGATTGCGGGCAGCCGGATCGGCGTCCCCTACCCTTCCTTTATTGAGGTATTTTTTATGCTGATTATTATGGAACTTTTGACAGAAGCCAGCATTCGCTTGCCAAAGGCAGTAACAGGAACCGCTACAACTGTTGGAGGATTAATTTTGGGACAGGCAGCGACAGAAGCGGCCCTTGCCTCTAATATCATGATTATTATTGTAGCTGCTGTGGCCATTTCTACATTTGTTATACCGATCAACGAAATGGGTTTTGCCGTTCGAGTTGTCCGGTTTATTCTTCTGGCATTCGCCAGTTTTGCAGGTCTAGCTGGTCTGGTATTTGGTTTAATAGGGTTACTCATGTATTTAACCCAATTGGACAGCTTTGGAGAACCCTATTTTAAAATTTACCTCCAAAGTAAGCGAACAGAAACCGGGGGGGCCTCCTAG
- a CDS encoding ferritin-like domain-containing protein, which yields MYNYYYQYGYPIKSVQTNYGWNPSSQQRNQDFNIPYLPILGQQSVEQIAKHIYTSIVNEATAAEFYSRLLHEVPDELHREFIQHAYEDEVKHLQAFTKLYIHCTGQNPQYNVQHVEYSNYKAGILKALKDELEAAEFYRDVQLSSVDPLVKDTFFYAMVDELEHATQFGVLYNTL from the coding sequence ATGTATAATTATTATTATCAGTATGGATATCCGATTAAATCCGTTCAGACGAATTATGGTTGGAATCCCAGCTCACAACAGCGAAATCAGGATTTCAATATCCCGTATTTACCTATATTAGGACAACAGTCTGTAGAGCAAATAGCTAAACATATATATACATCGATTGTAAATGAAGCTACAGCGGCTGAATTCTATTCTCGGTTATTACATGAAGTCCCCGATGAATTGCATCGAGAGTTTATCCAACATGCATATGAAGATGAAGTTAAGCATTTACAGGCATTCACAAAGTTATATATACACTGCACTGGTCAAAATCCACAGTACAATGTTCAACATGTGGAATACTCCAATTATAAAGCAGGTATCTTAAAGGCGCTGAAAGATGAATTAGAGGCAGCCGAATTTTATCGAGATGTCCAATTGTCTAGTGTGGACCCGCTTGTGAAAGATACTTTTTTCTATGCAATGGTCGATGAGTTAGAACATGCCACTCAATTTGGTGTCTTGTATAATACACTGTAG